The following DNA comes from Triticum aestivum cultivar Chinese Spring chromosome 3D, IWGSC CS RefSeq v2.1, whole genome shotgun sequence.
TCAGCCAATGGTCCAGCGCATTTATGTGCCAAGTATGTTTGCAATGTGTCTATGTCCGAAAGCTGGCTACTCGAGACTCCTAGCTTCCTCACCAGTAGCCTTCTGGCTGGTTGCTCAGCGAATGCTTTCGTTAGAATAAAGCTCTCACAATTTTCTGCAAAAAAAGACTTTTTTTTAGCATAAAAAAAAGACTCTGAAAATACTAGTCTCGGCCCGTCCGTACGGACGCGTTATCCCCCGAGTGGAACAGCAAAAACCCTCCCCTCCCATTCCGCCTCCTGTTGCTTCGAACTATGGCAGCAGCAGCTACCGGTGCTGCATCGGCCGCCGCTGCGCCAGCTACGCATCACGCTGCCCACCCCATGAACGCCCTCCGCTCCACCGCCCTCCGCCGCTCCACCCTCCATTGGGACGCCGCCGCGGCCTTCTTCTCCCCGCCCTTCCGCTCTCGCCGCTGCCACCGACGTGCCTTGCTCCCTCCTGCTGCGGCGCTGCCCGCGAAGTCCCGCTCCAGGGCCAAGGCCAAGCTCCTGGCGGACGCGGGGGCTGTGGACCCCTGGCTCGCCTCCCTCTCCCTGCTCCCCGCCGACGGcagcgacgccgccgccgcccccgcccccaccgGCTGGGCGATTGGGATCGATCCAGACACTCGCGGCGCCATCGCCGTTCTCTCACCCGACGGCTCCTCTCAGGTGCGGCCCGAAACTCGCATTTCGCGTTGACTGGTGTGCTTGAGCATTCATTCACGTTTTCACGTCCTGTAGGTGTTCGATAACCCGTTCGTGAACATAATGGTGTCGGAGCTCACCCGGAAGCGCCTAGACACCAGGTCCATCATACAGCTTCTCCGTGGCCTTGATGCGCCTCCAGGTATGGGCACACGAGAGTGTAGTTGTACATTCCTATCTGGGGTATTGGAGGACTTAAGCCTTCCTTGTGTGTTGAGCACAATGCAGTTATGTTCAGTAGCCGTTGCTGGTGTCTGACTATGATATTGTGGTGTCTTTGTTATCTTGCAGGAACTACAGCGTTTATTGAGAAGTCAAGTCCATTTCCAACTGATGGAAAGCTGGTCGGTCTCTTGCTTTCCTCATATTTTTGCCAGTCAATGGAAACATTTGCATAAGCATTACAATGAACTTATGTTTTATGCATCAATACTTCGAGAAGTCATGCCATTGGATAGTCCCtataataagaattattgaggaTTACATTGCTCACTTGCAACTTATTACTGTCTCGGTGCATAACATTTTGCAGTAGATTGGTGGTAATAGAACTGACATTGTGTGCTTCTTGAGATCATGTGCCTCTGAAGATGTTCCACACACAAGTTGAGGCTAGAGTTGTACTCTAAGCAGTGTGATCTAGTTCAAATTCAGTTTGCaatttgaacttgatagaatctagTTCACACCATATGACTGTTTAAATTTCATGTGAAACATGTGGCATAATGTAGGTTCTGTTAGTGACTTCTTGCCGTCTGTTTCATGATGTATATTTAGGGATGGTGGAGTACAGGTTTTTCGTATGGCTTGTGGATTGCTGCTCTAGTGGCATCTGAGTTTTCTGTTGTACCGGTTGCATCACAGACATGGAAATCGTACTTTGGGCTAACTCGAAGTGCATCACCTAAGGTTTGTTACTCTTCTTATATGCCTCTCATTTACAGAAAACTGGTAGAAATCTTTTCTGTTTGTTGGTAAGAACTTAACAAGCTTAATTATGGCATTTCAATAAAGATGCCTAACCATTGCTATTTTCATTGATGTAATTAAGGTTGTGTAGTACAAAAGTAGATAACAGGGTAAGTATTGAGTCCTTGAAACAGGGCCAGTGTGGTGAGTTCTTGAAACCGTGTCGGTGGGTTCGTACTCATGTGCGCCGATCATTGCAACCCAGGAGACCTTTCAATATAAGTTCACAACTGAATTGTTTCAATTATTTTGAATGGTTTAGAGTGAAGAAATCTGGGTTGGACTTTAGATATCATTGGATTAGGTTGGGGTGCTATGATCTAAGCTGACGGCAGTAATGAATCAAATCTGAGTTCGACCAATTGATTGCTACTGTGGTAATGCATAGATGTTATTTCATTTTAGAGAGCATTTCTCTCTCCTCATCTGAATGTTTGTTGCTAGATCTTGTGTGTTGTTCTACTAATTGTAGACTTAACATGACACCAGTTTCATTACATGTTTCTTAATCCTAACCTCAAATTAGTACCGCATCATAATAGTTATCTTATGACCCTTCTACGTCTGTCAGGATGATAGCAGACGAGCTGCTACAATCTTGTTCCCGGATAAGGCTCTGTCCCTCAAGTTGAAGAAACATCACGGTACGCATCTTACTATTTTCCAAGTCACAACAGTAAGTCAGTAAATGAATTATTTTGTCACAACATTCTAGTTCGAGCTGATCAATTGTAGACACTGACATATGCGTATGAATAAACATGATGTACACATGATGTGCTCTCTGTGTATTTCTCGTCTTGCTTTCAAGGTGTACTGAGCAAACAAACTAATTACACATATTCCTCACAGTCCAGCTAAATATATTTTGGCTAGTATAGTTAGCTTAATCCATTTAATTGAATGACCCGCTGAAACATGAGTAGATGATAACGCATTTTCTTCCGTAGTTCATTGATGTTTTGACGCTGATGCAGGGCGAGCAGAGGCTCTTCTGTTAGCGGCCTATGGAAAAGGACTCGTGCTACCATCAAAGAAGTTCAGCAAAACACAAAGAGTGCTGAAGCAAGAAACCAACTTGACATTGACAGGGATGCCTGATTGAATCGTCAGTAATTATTAGTTGGTATTGACAATTGCTGTAAATAATTTGGTTATTCACAGGAGCCCTATCATGTACTACCtccatatcaaaatataagacatttttgcagttcaaattgaagtacaaaaacgtcttatattttggtacagatGTAGTACATAATAACTCGAGAGAGATCTTAAGTTCTTAACTCACTTCACGGAAGCATTATTGATCTACCGTAGAGTTTAACAAGCTAGTGTACATTGACCATGAATATTGTTAACTTTTGGCGGCTGAGAAGTGAGGCAATTGTACTGATTTAATTGATGTGATCAATTTTGCACATCTTTGAAAGTATGTCCTTTTTGCTCTTGGAAACTTATATTTAGTCGCACGCGTCATATGCATGTGTGTATTACATAGTGTGCATAGTGTACAACAGCTTTAACAGCTGAATTATCCAGGAGAAATGAGAGCGGCTTAAAATGACCTTTTTTTGC
Coding sequences within:
- the LOC123074455 gene encoding Holliday junction resolvase MOC1, chloroplastic, whose product is MAAAATGAASAAAAPATHHAAHPMNALRSTALRRSTLHWDAAAAFFSPPFRSRRCHRRALLPPAAALPAKSRSRAKAKLLADAGAVDPWLASLSLLPADGSDAAAAPAPTGWAIGIDPDTRGAIAVLSPDGSSQVFDNPFVNIMVSELTRKRLDTRSIIQLLRGLDAPPGTTAFIEKSSPFPTDGKLGWWSTGFSYGLWIAALVASEFSVVPVASQTWKSYFGLTRSASPKDDSRRAATILFPDKALSLKLKKHHGRAEALLLAAYGKGLVLPSKKFSKTQRVLKQETNLTLTGMPD